The Prevotella melaninogenica genome window below encodes:
- a CDS encoding tetratricopeptide repeat protein has product MKKRIIRYIIPSLLTISVLTIISCSTKNNTSQTRWWHAFNTRYNVYYNGAQAYIDGSLEKEKGNKDNFTELIPLYTVGNKNSRDLGKGNFDRAIEKAEKAIAKYSIKKRPEWTKSRRKTEKDIEWLSRREYNPFLWKAWMLMGRSQFHKGAFEEAAATFAYMSRIYKGQPAIYGKARAWLAKCYIEQDWLYDAEDIIRNMQRDSLDWRAVKEWDYTYADYYLHSGEFEKAVPYLQKVIKHEMRKKQKARELYLLGQVLASLGRNEEAYKAFQRVIRTNPPYELEFNARIAQTEVTAKGQTKKMISKLKKMAASDNNKEYLDQVYYAMGNIHLAARDTLAAINAYELGNKKATRSGIEKGVLLLHLGDLYWAKERFGDAKRCYGEAIGLLDKDRKDYEQLSERSKILDELAPYTDAVQLQDSLQYLAKCSEQERNAAIDCVITALKKKEKEERQLQTAMNNGQQQGMDGNFGNNNLGTPKPLNNRQQQGNTWYFYNPTAVQQGKTTFQQLWGKRENVDNWQRINQSVVGKIGNTNMPIELTERQRDSIMHAEARQDSIKQAADSLKNDPHKREYYLSQIPFTAEQLEASNKILEDGLHHSGVIFKDRLDNLRLAEKALRRVSDNYPDYEQMDDVYYHLYLLYMRKNEPQVAENYVTRLIQKFPKSKWTALLTDPYYKQNLRFGVQIEDSLYAATYEAFKQGRYSEVAANTHISNSRFPMGANRDKFLFIGGLGKLNNGDPTGCVNDMKEVVQKYPNSRISEMAGMIVNGVQAGKKLRGGKFDLDDIWSYRANVMKDSDSLQQAKLSSERDIDFKFLLVYHPDSVKENKLLFELARFNFTNFLVRNFEIEIEDLNGLHQMQVSGFRSFDEAYQYARQLFVSQAVVQQMVKSTKGIIISDKNLKLIGTIYSYKDYEAFYAKHFVPLVVTQRYLLSEPAEVATPRERDIQQEIEQKHANDPDLYPDTQDVPVDNTMTIPMEESKPKKTEQRVVEQDNNTFEIPVEDKKPVVEDKKPATEKKPIIEEKKPITEEKKPVLDDNSTYFIPEEEPAKPTTPVTPAKSTVPTTPNKTTKPVIPAKPTTPVAPAKTTKPVATDKSAKPTAPKTQQPSTQKSQTTPVQKKKVSDDGPIIYFGDEVPQQNKTNNKNNKKNQPIQNDIEDEYYNLEGF; this is encoded by the coding sequence GTGAAGAAAAGAATAATAAGATATATCATTCCCTCTCTGTTGACAATCAGTGTACTAACAATTATTAGTTGCTCAACAAAGAATAACACCTCGCAAACGCGTTGGTGGCATGCTTTCAATACACGCTATAACGTCTACTACAATGGCGCACAGGCTTATATTGATGGCTCATTAGAGAAGGAGAAGGGAAATAAAGATAACTTCACAGAACTCATTCCACTCTACACCGTCGGCAACAAGAACAGTCGTGACTTAGGAAAGGGTAACTTCGATAGAGCTATAGAAAAGGCTGAGAAGGCGATTGCAAAGTATAGTATCAAGAAAAGACCAGAGTGGACAAAGAGCAGACGAAAGACAGAAAAGGACATAGAATGGCTATCGCGCCGTGAATATAACCCCTTCCTATGGAAAGCATGGATGCTCATGGGACGTTCACAATTCCATAAAGGTGCCTTTGAAGAAGCGGCTGCTACCTTTGCTTATATGAGTCGTATCTACAAAGGACAACCTGCAATCTATGGAAAAGCAAGGGCTTGGTTAGCTAAGTGTTACATAGAACAAGACTGGCTCTATGATGCTGAGGATATCATCCGTAATATGCAGCGCGACTCTTTGGACTGGCGAGCTGTGAAAGAATGGGACTATACCTATGCTGATTATTACCTGCATTCAGGTGAGTTTGAGAAGGCTGTTCCTTATCTCCAAAAGGTTATCAAGCATGAAATGCGTAAGAAGCAGAAGGCTCGTGAGCTGTATCTACTTGGACAGGTATTGGCTTCACTCGGCAGAAATGAGGAAGCTTACAAAGCGTTCCAACGTGTAATTCGTACCAACCCTCCCTATGAATTAGAGTTCAATGCACGTATTGCACAGACTGAAGTTACCGCTAAGGGGCAGACGAAGAAGATGATTAGCAAGCTCAAGAAAATGGCTGCTTCAGACAATAACAAGGAGTATCTTGACCAAGTGTATTACGCAATGGGTAACATACACCTTGCTGCACGAGATACGCTTGCAGCCATTAATGCATACGAGTTAGGTAACAAGAAGGCAACAAGAAGTGGTATTGAGAAAGGCGTATTACTGCTCCACCTCGGTGATCTCTACTGGGCAAAGGAACGCTTTGGAGATGCTAAACGATGCTATGGAGAAGCTATCGGACTCCTTGATAAGGACCGCAAAGACTATGAGCAGTTGTCTGAACGTTCAAAGATATTGGACGAATTAGCGCCTTATACAGATGCCGTACAGCTCCAAGACTCGCTTCAATATCTTGCAAAATGTTCTGAACAAGAGCGTAATGCTGCGATTGATTGTGTTATCACAGCCCTTAAGAAGAAAGAAAAAGAAGAACGACAGCTGCAGACTGCAATGAATAATGGACAGCAGCAAGGTATGGATGGCAACTTTGGAAACAATAACCTTGGGACGCCTAAGCCTTTAAATAATAGACAACAGCAAGGAAATACGTGGTATTTCTATAACCCAACAGCGGTTCAACAAGGTAAGACTACCTTCCAACAACTATGGGGTAAACGAGAGAATGTTGATAACTGGCAGCGCATTAATCAAAGTGTTGTGGGCAAAATAGGCAATACCAACATGCCTATTGAACTTACAGAGCGGCAAAGGGATTCTATCATGCACGCTGAAGCACGACAGGATTCTATCAAACAAGCAGCTGACTCGCTTAAGAATGACCCTCATAAACGTGAGTATTATCTGTCACAGATACCGTTCACTGCGGAACAGTTGGAGGCAAGTAATAAGATATTAGAAGATGGTTTGCACCATTCTGGTGTTATCTTTAAGGACAGACTCGACAACCTTCGGTTAGCTGAAAAGGCCTTAAGGCGTGTGAGTGACAACTATCCTGACTATGAACAGATGGATGATGTGTACTATCATCTCTACTTACTCTATATGCGTAAGAATGAACCACAGGTGGCTGAGAACTATGTTACACGCCTAATTCAGAAGTTCCCAAAGAGCAAGTGGACTGCTCTCCTTACTGATCCGTACTACAAACAGAACCTTCGTTTCGGTGTACAGATAGAAGATTCACTTTATGCAGCAACCTACGAAGCCTTCAAACAAGGCCGATATAGTGAGGTAGCAGCTAATACCCACATCTCTAATTCACGCTTCCCAATGGGTGCCAATAGGGATAAGTTCCTCTTCATTGGAGGCTTAGGTAAACTGAACAATGGCGATCCTACGGGTTGTGTCAATGACATGAAAGAGGTTGTACAGAAGTATCCTAACAGTCGTATAAGCGAGATGGCGGGTATGATTGTTAATGGTGTGCAAGCTGGCAAGAAGCTGCGTGGAGGTAAGTTTGACCTTGACGACATCTGGAGCTATCGTGCAAACGTAATGAAAGATAGCGATAGCCTACAACAAGCTAAGCTTTCTTCAGAGCGTGATATAGACTTCAAGTTCCTATTAGTGTACCACCCTGACTCCGTGAAAGAGAATAAGTTACTATTCGAATTAGCACGCTTCAACTTCACAAACTTCCTCGTTCGTAACTTTGAAATTGAGATAGAAGACCTCAATGGCTTACATCAGATGCAGGTATCAGGCTTCCGTAGCTTTGATGAGGCTTATCAATATGCACGCCAATTATTCGTATCACAGGCTGTAGTACAGCAGATGGTCAAGAGCACAAAGGGGATTATAATCAGTGATAAGAACCTTAAACTGATAGGAACAATATACAGTTATAAGGACTACGAGGCGTTCTATGCAAAGCATTTTGTACCTTTAGTAGTGACACAAAGATACTTACTGAGTGAGCCAGCTGAGGTTGCAACACCACGTGAACGCGATATACAGCAGGAGATAGAACAGAAACATGCAAATGATCCTGACCTCTATCCTGATACGCAGGACGTACCTGTAGACAACACGATGACTATCCCAATGGAGGAGTCAAAGCCTAAGAAGACAGAACAAAGGGTGGTTGAACAAGATAACAACACCTTTGAGATTCCTGTAGAGGACAAGAAGCCAGTTGTAGAAGATAAGAAACCTGCAACTGAGAAGAAGCCTATAATAGAAGAAAAGAAGCCTATAACGGAGGAGAAAAAGCCTGTACTGGACGACAACAGCACCTACTTCATACCAGAGGAGGAACCTGCAAAGCCAACTACTCCTGTGACACCAGCTAAGTCAACAGTGCCAACAACTCCAAACAAGACAACTAAGCCTGTTATACCAGCTAAGCCTACGACTCCAGTAGCACCAGCAAAGACAACAAAACCGGTGGCAACGGACAAGTCTGCTAAGCCTACAGCGCCAAAGACGCAACAGCCTTCTACGCAGAAGTCGCAGACCACTCCTGTGCAGAAAAAGAAGGTTTCGGATGACGGTCCGATAATCTACTTCGGTGATGAAGTTCCACAA
- a CDS encoding 3-phosphoshikimate 1-carboxyvinyltransferase — protein MQYIITCPKPIDTSITLPASKSISNRALIIQALTKGGMMPENLSDCDDTEVIIRGLSKQSDVIDIKAAGTAMRFMTAYLSATDGEYTITGTERMKHRPIGILVDALRYLGAEIEYVGEEGYPPLHIRGRQLEGGSLQIPGNVSSQYISALLMIAPILTKGLELKLTGNIISRPYIDLTLHLMHEFGVSAEWSDFDTISVKSQAYQQRAYTIESDWSAASYWYEILALTDDTRSKVALQGLKDGSRQGDSAVRYIFSLLGIKTSFKDKDSNGLPEAILTRHSRMLNRMEYDFTNQPDLAQTLIAVCPILGIPFHFTGLGTLKIKETDRIEAMTREMEKLGYILYSENETELSWNGERCEPMAEPIIETYEDHRMAMSFAPLAIKLGEIRINHPEVVSKSYPHYWDDLRKAGFHIQEVD, from the coding sequence ATGCAATACATCATAACTTGCCCCAAACCTATTGATACTTCTATCACGCTTCCCGCATCAAAAAGTATCAGTAATCGTGCATTGATTATCCAAGCACTTACAAAGGGAGGAATGATGCCAGAAAACCTATCGGATTGTGACGATACAGAGGTTATCATCCGTGGACTAAGTAAGCAGTCAGATGTCATCGATATCAAAGCTGCAGGAACAGCAATGCGCTTTATGACAGCTTATCTAAGTGCAACGGATGGAGAATATACAATCACAGGAACGGAACGAATGAAACATCGTCCGATTGGTATTCTCGTAGATGCACTGCGTTATTTAGGGGCAGAGATTGAATATGTTGGCGAAGAAGGTTATCCCCCACTCCACATCCGTGGCAGACAACTTGAAGGAGGTTCATTGCAGATACCAGGCAACGTCAGTTCGCAGTATATCTCTGCACTATTAATGATTGCGCCTATTCTGACAAAAGGATTAGAACTAAAGCTGACGGGTAACATTATTTCACGACCTTACATAGACCTCACATTGCATCTTATGCATGAGTTTGGTGTATCGGCAGAATGGTCAGACTTTGATACAATTAGCGTAAAGTCACAAGCCTATCAGCAACGTGCTTACACGATAGAAAGTGATTGGAGCGCAGCAAGCTATTGGTATGAGATACTTGCTCTGACAGATGACACACGCTCAAAGGTAGCTTTGCAAGGACTGAAAGATGGTTCACGACAAGGCGACTCGGCTGTGCGCTATATCTTCTCACTATTAGGAATAAAGACAAGTTTTAAGGATAAAGATTCTAACGGCTTACCAGAAGCGATATTGACACGCCATTCACGAATGCTGAACAGAATGGAGTATGACTTTACCAATCAGCCAGACTTGGCCCAAACGCTCATCGCTGTATGTCCGATATTAGGAATACCCTTCCATTTCACAGGCTTAGGTACGCTAAAAATTAAAGAGACTGACCGCATTGAAGCTATGACGAGAGAGATGGAGAAGTTAGGCTATATCCTCTATTCGGAGAACGAAACAGAGCTTTCGTGGAATGGTGAACGTTGCGAGCCAATGGCAGAACCCATCATAGAAACCTACGAAGACCATCGCATGGCAATGTCGTTTGCCCCATTAGCTATCAAACTGGGCGAAATACGCATCAATCATCCAGAGGTGGTTTCTAAGTCTTATCCCCACTATTGGGACGATTTACGCAAAGCAGGCTTCCATATACAAGAAGTGGATTAA
- a CDS encoding family 20 glycosylhydrolase: MATTSVTSWANLWQKFLQFINKTNVFKGFSYRRRCIGQVVSVLGICFLIFQSVNAQNFRTLRDVKINETILDLSQTNCTIIPRNAMHSCHRLTSLTLPPRLDSIGTQVFFACDGISGKLYFPATTRVVDASAFNGCCQLTELFFDGSTRIGAFAFANCRGLREVRLSAVVPPICADNAFDGIDLSRVKLVVPTQAKKAYRNAPGWRNFFSRHEMENICDPEHLLVPRPLKLEVYKNSLPLKWKDVVGVEAPQELSNEKIQVERILGERTVYKKGRKTGPMVRLALDKALTNDEAYTLQVNDKGVTIKGRTATAVFYALMTLEQLCIGNGVSSRSVKIPALNIVDEPRTAIRELMVDPVRHFIPFEDLKGFIVEMARYKFNALHLHLVDDQAWRIEIKKYPELIEKASDRVGMDDMPERISGYYTQDQMRELVRFAGQYHVMVIPEIELPGHEVAAVHCFPQLSCAKKPVPIRLTCGVSNELLCPAEPFVYEFLDNVLTELADVFPAPYVHLGGDEAGQPPLGAWSDCAACTALKQKEGYTENWQLQQYLFDRVINKLQSLGKTPMYWYEQEFKTIQPGCVVYAWRHGLTKTAIDAAVRNKAKIMLCPGEHCYLDYPQQKGDMPEKNWGMPVTTLEQTYRLDPAWGQDSVFVRDNLLGVSGTLWSECINSTERIYYQAFPRAAALAEAGWSVPERRSYKEFLKRVRPLTDDMLRRGIAVNVR, translated from the coding sequence ATGGCTACAACGAGTGTAACCTCTTGGGCAAATCTGTGGCAGAAATTCCTACAGTTTATTAACAAAACGAATGTGTTCAAAGGATTCTCTTATCGGAGAAGATGTATAGGACAAGTCGTGTCAGTACTTGGCATCTGTTTTTTGATATTCCAGTCGGTAAATGCGCAGAACTTCAGAACTTTGCGTGATGTGAAGATCAATGAGACCATCCTTGACCTTTCGCAGACAAACTGCACGATAATTCCTCGCAATGCTATGCACTCTTGCCATCGTCTCACATCGTTAACGCTTCCGCCTCGTCTCGATTCTATCGGTACGCAAGTGTTCTTCGCTTGTGACGGAATCAGTGGAAAACTATATTTCCCAGCAACTACACGTGTGGTAGATGCATCAGCTTTTAATGGATGTTGCCAGTTGACAGAATTGTTCTTCGACGGCTCTACACGTATAGGTGCTTTCGCTTTTGCTAATTGTCGTGGACTTCGTGAAGTTCGTCTCTCAGCAGTTGTTCCTCCTATTTGCGCTGACAATGCTTTTGACGGTATAGACCTTAGCCGTGTGAAACTTGTGGTTCCTACTCAAGCAAAGAAGGCATATCGTAACGCTCCAGGCTGGCGAAACTTCTTCTCACGTCATGAAATGGAGAATATATGCGACCCAGAGCATCTCCTCGTGCCGCGTCCTCTCAAGCTGGAAGTCTACAAAAATAGTCTTCCTCTCAAATGGAAAGATGTTGTAGGGGTAGAGGCTCCACAGGAATTGAGTAATGAAAAGATTCAAGTTGAGCGTATCCTCGGTGAGCGAACAGTCTATAAGAAAGGACGAAAGACTGGACCGATGGTACGTCTTGCACTTGACAAGGCGCTTACCAATGATGAGGCTTACACCTTACAGGTGAATGATAAAGGAGTAACAATCAAAGGACGTACAGCAACAGCGGTGTTCTATGCATTGATGACACTCGAACAACTCTGTATTGGTAATGGTGTTTCCTCACGTTCAGTGAAGATTCCTGCGCTCAATATTGTGGACGAACCACGTACGGCAATCCGTGAATTGATGGTTGATCCAGTGCGTCATTTTATTCCGTTTGAGGATTTGAAGGGCTTTATTGTTGAGATGGCACGCTATAAGTTTAATGCACTCCATCTTCATTTGGTAGACGATCAGGCATGGCGTATAGAGATAAAGAAATATCCAGAACTGATTGAGAAGGCGTCTGATCGTGTCGGAATGGATGATATGCCAGAGCGTATCAGCGGTTATTATACCCAAGACCAGATGCGCGAGCTCGTTCGTTTTGCTGGCCAGTATCATGTTATGGTGATTCCTGAGATTGAACTCCCAGGGCATGAGGTAGCTGCTGTTCACTGCTTTCCACAGCTCTCTTGCGCCAAGAAGCCTGTGCCTATTCGTTTGACTTGTGGTGTGAGCAATGAGTTACTTTGTCCTGCGGAACCCTTTGTTTACGAATTTCTCGATAACGTCCTGACCGAGTTAGCCGATGTGTTTCCTGCCCCATACGTTCATTTGGGCGGTGATGAGGCTGGGCAGCCACCATTGGGCGCATGGTCGGATTGTGCTGCTTGTACGGCATTGAAGCAGAAGGAAGGATACACAGAGAACTGGCAGTTGCAGCAATATCTCTTTGATCGTGTGATTAATAAGCTGCAGTCATTGGGTAAGACCCCAATGTATTGGTATGAACAGGAATTTAAGACGATTCAGCCGGGATGCGTTGTTTACGCGTGGAGACATGGTTTGACGAAGACGGCTATTGATGCTGCTGTGCGCAATAAGGCCAAGATAATGCTCTGTCCGGGCGAGCACTGTTACCTTGACTATCCACAGCAGAAGGGGGATATGCCAGAGAAAAACTGGGGAATGCCGGTAACAACGCTTGAACAAACCTATCGTCTTGACCCTGCATGGGGGCAGGATAGTGTGTTTGTACGTGATAATCTACTCGGAGTGAGTGGAACGCTTTGGAGTGAATGTATCAACTCCACAGAGCGTATTTACTATCAAGCTTTCCCACGTGCAGCCGCTTTGGCTGAGGCAGGATGGAGTGTACCAGAACGTAGAAGTTATAAGGAGTTCCTCAAGCGAGTTCGTCCGCTGACAGATGATATGCTGCGTCGTGGTATCGCTGTAAACGTAAGATAG
- a CDS encoding TonB-dependent receptor plug domain-containing protein produces MYKPTFQKRSVLKFKHFSNHGYSLFSVLGKEVLIGVLSVATLQNATAKGISIETEKAETDSTITNRGIMMEEVNVTGTRAPLTVSQQARMVTVLSREDIQAAPVQSVNDLLKYAVGVDVRQKGPLGALTDVSIRGGNSEQITVLLNGINICDAQTGHNSFDFPVDISEIERIEVLEGPAARVYGTSSLLGAINIVTRTPQKTSLSAHIEGGSYGYLSAGVRGNIASKDRWNNQLSASYTRSDGYLRNKAGSLNADYRTAKVFYQGNYTDEDIVVRWHTGMSVKDFGSNTFYSAKYDDQFEHTFKTFTAIQAENLRGRFHIRPSIYWNRNMDRFELFRGASNKYPFNYHRTDIYGVNLNAYFDWNLGRTAFAAELRNEDLVSGNLGEPLSRPKHIHGTDRDYTVGLNRTNIQFVLEHNIILDRFTLSAGLTAVKNSQADMPMHVYPGVDASYRIGNAWKLYASYNSSLRMPSVTELFYSVGGHKADKHLRPEELSAFETGVKYDNKGVTAKASVYWNNHKNLIDWISDGTLDANGAVLWKSVNFGKIKHFGTEASLDFDLYQLLPSQRFFKKFGVAYSYIHQKKVDNQGYVSKYALEYLKNKFVSNLQLNLWRNLDLGFYYRFQHRMGNYIDTNNQLQSYKSYGVVDSRMSWKASTWTAYVEANNLFGAHYVDYGNVPQPGAWVVAGISLNL; encoded by the coding sequence ATGTACAAACCAACATTTCAAAAGCGCAGCGTTCTGAAGTTTAAACACTTCTCTAACCATGGCTATTCGCTCTTTTCTGTTCTTGGAAAAGAGGTTCTGATTGGTGTACTGAGCGTCGCTACCTTGCAAAATGCTACTGCCAAGGGCATTAGTATTGAAACAGAGAAGGCAGAGACGGACTCAACTATCACCAACAGGGGCATCATGATGGAGGAAGTGAACGTCACTGGAACGCGAGCACCGCTGACAGTTAGTCAGCAAGCGAGAATGGTAACTGTACTGAGTCGTGAAGACATTCAGGCGGCTCCAGTACAAAGTGTAAACGATTTGTTAAAGTATGCCGTCGGTGTTGACGTCCGCCAGAAAGGTCCTTTAGGTGCCTTGACCGACGTAAGTATTCGTGGTGGCAACTCAGAGCAAATCACAGTCCTCCTTAATGGTATCAATATCTGTGATGCACAGACTGGACACAACTCCTTTGATTTCCCAGTTGACATCAGTGAAATTGAACGGATAGAAGTCCTTGAGGGTCCAGCAGCCCGCGTTTATGGTACATCTTCTTTATTAGGTGCTATAAACATCGTAACCAGAACTCCACAAAAGACAAGTCTCTCTGCCCATATTGAAGGTGGTTCTTACGGCTATCTCAGCGCTGGAGTACGTGGAAACATTGCTTCAAAAGACCGTTGGAACAATCAGCTATCAGCTTCTTACACTCGCAGTGATGGCTATCTTCGCAACAAGGCAGGCAGCCTCAACGCTGATTACCGCACTGCAAAAGTCTTTTATCAAGGTAATTATACGGATGAAGACATAGTGGTTCGCTGGCATACAGGTATGAGTGTGAAAGACTTTGGCTCAAATACTTTCTATTCGGCAAAGTACGATGACCAGTTTGAACACACTTTCAAGACCTTCACAGCCATTCAAGCTGAGAACCTAAGGGGCCGATTCCACATTCGCCCATCTATCTATTGGAACCGCAATATGGACCGCTTTGAACTCTTCCGTGGCGCATCCAATAAGTATCCTTTCAACTATCACCGCACTGACATCTATGGTGTAAACCTCAATGCTTACTTTGATTGGAACCTTGGACGCACAGCCTTTGCTGCAGAGCTACGCAATGAAGACCTCGTCAGTGGTAACCTTGGCGAACCACTCTCTCGTCCAAAGCATATCCATGGCACAGACAGAGACTACACAGTCGGACTTAATCGCACAAATATTCAGTTTGTTCTTGAGCATAATATCATCCTTGACCGCTTCACGCTGTCGGCTGGTTTGACAGCTGTCAAGAACAGTCAAGCAGATATGCCAATGCATGTTTACCCTGGAGTTGATGCAAGTTACCGTATAGGAAACGCTTGGAAGCTATATGCTTCTTATAATTCATCCCTCCGTATGCCATCAGTAACAGAGTTATTCTACTCAGTTGGTGGTCATAAGGCAGACAAACATCTCCGCCCAGAAGAACTTTCAGCATTCGAAACGGGTGTGAAATATGACAACAAGGGCGTCACTGCCAAGGCAAGCGTTTACTGGAACAATCATAAGAACCTTATCGACTGGATTAGTGATGGTACATTAGATGCTAATGGAGCTGTGCTATGGAAGAGTGTAAACTTCGGAAAGATAAAGCACTTTGGAACAGAGGCTTCACTCGATTTCGATCTCTATCAGCTTCTTCCTTCACAAAGATTCTTTAAGAAGTTTGGTGTGGCTTATAGCTATATCCACCAAAAGAAGGTTGATAATCAAGGTTATGTAAGTAAGTATGCGTTGGAATATTTGAAGAACAAGTTTGTCAGCAATCTCCAGTTGAACCTCTGGCGTAATCTTGACCTTGGCTTCTACTATCGCTTCCAACATCGAATGGGAAACTATATCGACACAAACAACCAGCTACAAAGCTATAAGAGCTATGGAGTTGTGGACAGTCGAATGAGTTGGAAAGCCTCAACATGGACCGCATACGTCGAAGCCAACAATCTATTTGGGGCTCATTACGTTGACTATGGGAATGTTCCACAGCCAGGCGCATGGGTCGTTGCTGGTATAAGTCTGAACCTTTAG
- the xpt gene encoding xanthine phosphoribosyltransferase — translation MKALRDRILKDGKCFPDGILKVDKFINHQMDPNLMKQICVEFIRRYASTEINKIITIEASGIAPAIMMGFLLDLPVVFAKKKKPSTMCDMLSTTVFSFTKQREYHVVISKEYLGKGDKVLFVDDFLAYGNAAKGIIDLCKKAGAELVGMGFIIEKAFQHGRDAIEAAGVRCESLAIIESLDNCEIKMREI, via the coding sequence ATGAAAGCATTACGTGACCGTATCCTAAAGGATGGAAAGTGCTTCCCAGACGGAATCTTGAAGGTAGATAAGTTTATTAATCACCAGATGGATCCTAATCTGATGAAGCAGATTTGTGTGGAGTTTATCCGCCGTTATGCATCAACAGAAATCAACAAGATTATCACAATTGAAGCGAGTGGCATTGCTCCTGCCATTATGATGGGCTTTTTGCTCGACCTTCCTGTGGTCTTTGCGAAGAAGAAAAAGCCTTCAACAATGTGCGATATGCTTTCAACAACAGTCTTTTCTTTTACGAAACAACGAGAGTATCATGTCGTGATATCGAAGGAATATTTGGGCAAAGGTGATAAGGTGCTGTTTGTTGACGACTTCTTGGCTTATGGTAATGCGGCGAAAGGAATCATAGATCTTTGTAAAAAGGCAGGTGCAGAGTTAGTTGGTATGGGCTTTATCATAGAAAAAGCATTTCAACATGGTCGTGATGCGATTGAAGCAGCAGGTGTTCGTTGTGAGAGTTTGGCTATCATCGAGTCGCTTGATAACTGTGAGATTAAAATGAGAGAAATATAA
- a CDS encoding nucleobase:cation symporter-2 family protein yields the protein MEKSKELIYGLNDRPPIRETIFAALQHLLAIFVAIITPPLIISSALKFDLDTTGFLVSMSLFVSGLATFIQCRRFGPIGAGLLCIQGTSFSFISPIIGAGMLGMINGKMNIEMGLSYIFGACLVASVVEMVVSRLLPYTRKIITPLVSGIVVSLIGMCLIKAGINSCGGGQSAVDAGTFGSMQNLGLALLVLVSIIFFNRSNNRFLRMGSIVLGLLIGCVVAYALNMIDFSSLKGSGSLNIPVPFKYGLNFDLGTIIGIGLIYLVTAVEAFGDITANSLISGEPVEGPVFLKRAQGGVLADGFNSFLAAVFNSFPNSIFAQNNGMIQLTGVASRYVGYFIAGALVLLGLFPVVGKVFSLIPDPVLGGATLLMFGTVAAAGIRIIASTEITRKAVLVMAISFAMGLSVELVPGILDKMPDIIKNIFSSGITTGGLTAILANAFIRIKE from the coding sequence ATGGAAAAGTCTAAGGAACTTATCTATGGTCTGAATGATCGTCCACCAATTCGTGAAACTATTTTTGCTGCTTTGCAGCATCTGTTGGCAATCTTCGTAGCCATTATCACACCACCCCTCATTATCAGTTCAGCATTGAAATTCGACTTGGATACCACAGGTTTCCTTGTGTCAATGTCTCTCTTCGTGTCTGGATTGGCTACCTTTATTCAGTGCCGTAGGTTCGGTCCGATTGGAGCAGGTCTTCTTTGTATTCAAGGAACGTCTTTCTCTTTCATCAGTCCAATCATCGGAGCAGGTATGTTGGGTATGATTAACGGCAAGATGAATATAGAAATGGGACTCAGTTACATCTTTGGTGCTTGTCTTGTTGCCTCTGTTGTTGAGATGGTTGTGAGCCGTCTCTTGCCTTACACACGTAAGATTATCACTCCATTGGTATCAGGTATCGTTGTTTCCCTCATTGGTATGTGTCTTATTAAGGCAGGTATTAACTCTTGTGGTGGTGGTCAGTCGGCTGTTGATGCTGGTACATTTGGGTCTATGCAGAATCTTGGACTTGCGTTACTCGTATTGGTTAGCATTATTTTCTTCAACCGATCTAACAACCGTTTCCTACGTATGGGATCCATTGTGTTGGGACTATTGATAGGCTGTGTAGTTGCTTATGCACTCAATATGATCGACTTTTCAAGCCTCAAAGGTAGTGGTAGCCTTAATATTCCAGTTCCTTTCAAATATGGATTGAACTTTGATTTAGGTACAATCATTGGTATCGGACTTATTTATCTCGTAACAGCTGTAGAGGCTTTTGGTGATATTACAGCCAATTCACTCATCTCTGGTGAGCCTGTTGAAGGTCCAGTCTTCTTGAAAAGAGCGCAGGGTGGTGTTCTTGCAGATGGTTTCAACTCTTTCTTGGCAGCCGTCTTCAATAGTTTCCCTAACTCTATCTTTGCCCAAAACAATGGTATGATACAGCTTACGGGTGTTGCCAGCCGTTATGTTGGTTATTTCATTGCTGGTGCTTTGGTTCTCTTAGGATTGTTCCCAGTAGTAGGTAAGGTGTTCTCACTTATTCCTGATCCTGTTTTGGGCGGTGCAACCTTGTTGATGTTTGGTACTGTTGCCGCTGCAGGTATTCGTATTATCGCTTCTACTGAGATTACTCGTAAGGCTGTGTTGGTCATGGCTATCAGTTTTGCAATGGGTCTGAGCGTAGAGTTGGTACCAGGTATTCTCGACAAGATGCCTGATATTATCAAGAACATTTTCTCAAGTGGTATCACTACAGGTGGCCTTACAGCTATTCTTGCCAATGCCTTTATCCGCATCAAGGAGTAA